The nucleotide window AATAAGAGAAAATCCGTTAAAATTATCTTGATTTTATAGATGTGTACACTCTGTGAATGCAATATAGTATTTTATATAAAAACATGGTATTTTTTTATCCTTAACTAGGATTGAACCTAGTATTTTATCTAAAAGATTTTTTAGGAAATTAAAGAATTGTAACAAAAAATTAACGAGACGGCGAAGTATTGTATATATTTATTTACCAAAATTAGCGTACGTATGAAATGAATAAAAAAAACATAATGATCGCAATGAGCGGCGGAGTGGACAGCAGCGTCGCCGCTCATTTGCTCAAAGAACAAGGATTTTCGCCTACAGGCGCGACTATGTGTTTCGGTCTGACGGACGTTGAGAAAAACCCGAAGAGTTGCTGCGACCCGCAAAGCGTCTCAGACGCAAAAAGAGTCTGCGGTAAATTAGGTATTCCCCATCACGTTTTCGATTACGCAAAAGAACTAAAAGAATTTGTAATAGACAATTTTGTAAACGAATATAAAAAAGGCAGAACGCCCAATCCGTGCGTGCGCTGCAATTCGTTTTTGAAATTCGGCATTCTTTTGCACCGCTCAAAAGAAATGGGATTCGACGCTATCGCTACCGGACACTATGCAAAAATTACCGAAGACGAATCTGGGTTTCACCTTGAAACCGCAGACGATAAAAATAAAGACCAAACATACTTTTTATGGGGAATAAAAAAACGAGATTTGTCCGAAATTATGTTTCCCGTGGGAAATATTGAAAAACCCGATTTACGAAAAACAGCCGAAATAGCCGGCATTCCTACGGCGCAAAAACAGGACAGTCAAGATATTTGTTTCGTAAGCGGAAAAAATTACAGAACCCTCCTCGCACAGTACGGCGTCATTTCAAAAAAAGGAAAAATGATTCATGTAAACGGAAAAATTCTGGGAGAGCATTTTGGAATTGAAAATTATACCGTCGGACAAAGAAAAGGGCTTGGAATCGCGCTTGGCGAACCGGCTTTCGTCAAAGACGTAGATGTCGAGAAAAATATCGTCGTTATAGGAAACAGAAACGATTTATTATCAAACGGCTGCGTTGTCGGAAACTGTAACGAATTGGAAACTTTCGACGGGAGTTTAAGCGTAAAAATCCGTTCTACTATGACGCCGGTAAAATGTTGCGTACAAAAACTAGAAAACGGCAGAATAAAAATTTTGTTTGACGAACCGCAATTCGCCGTTACCGCCGGACAATCCGCCGTCATATATAACAAAAAAAGAGTCATATGCGGCGGAATAATCGAAGAGAAATGTTAAACGTCTCGTCCTTTCCATTTAGGTTTTGCCCAAAAAAGAGACGGGATTAAAATTATCGTTTCAATAAAAAACACGAATGGAAGAATAAATAAACGTCTCATTTTGATTCGATTTTTAATATAAACGGGAATGAAAAACAAGAGCTCGACGATTGACGGAATTATAAGTAAATTGCCGATTGCGAAAATAACCAAAATTACCGTCAGAAATTTCGATTCCGACATCGCGCCTTTAATCCATCTAAGCATTTGAAATAAAAATGTTTTCGCATCGACAGGTTTTGTGCATGCGTCTGCGGGGAAATTACAAACGCAAAAAATCGGAACTTTGCGTTTCCTCGCCTCCGAAAGCAGTTTTTTATCCTCCGTTATTGAAAATCCTATCGCTTTATGTCCGCCGATATTTACGTATAATTCTTTGGAAACGGCGAAATTGTTACCCATGCACGAAGTGTCTATTCCTATTTTGCAAAAAAACCACGCAAGCGCAAACAAAAAATCCAACTGCGTTTCCTGAACAATTTCAAGCGGTGATTTTGTCGGATAAATCCGAGTTCTGCCAAAAATAAATTCCGCGCCGTTTTTTTCGATGGAAATTCTATAATTTTCAAGCCAATTTTCACCAAAAATCATATCAGCGTCGGTAAAAACCAAAAAATCATACTTAGCAAATTCCGCTCCCAAATCCAACGCGTTTTGTTTGGACGAAATATTGGGATTTTCGTTATAATCTTTTCTATGAAGCAGGGTAATGAAACTATAGTTATTATAATTTTTTATTATTTCTTCGCCGCCGTCGTCGGAAAAGTCGTCTATCATAATTATTTCGTAATTTGAAGACGTTTTCTGATTAATAAGCGACTTAAGCAGACCGTCAAGATTTCTTCTCTCGTTTCTGAAAGGAATTATTATTGAGAAATTCATCGTAATTTGGAAGTGGAATTTACATTTTTTAAGTCTAAAATCATTATACGCGATTTTCGTTTTTCACTGTAACTTTCCCGTTTTTCTTTAGGCAAATTATCAAGAGTTCCTTCCACAAATCCTAATTCTTCAAACCAGTCGCTTGTTCGGGTCGTAAGTAAAAAGCAATTTTCTTTCTTTAGGGCCGCCGCATACGAAATCAGATAAGAAACTACTTTCTTGCCTATCCCCATTCCGCTGTAAACGCCGTCAACCGCAACGCTGCAAATTTCTACGCATTCGTCA belongs to Chitinispirillales bacterium and includes:
- the mnmA gene encoding tRNA 2-thiouridine(34) synthase MnmA, with the protein product MNKKNIMIAMSGGVDSSVAAHLLKEQGFSPTGATMCFGLTDVEKNPKSCCDPQSVSDAKRVCGKLGIPHHVFDYAKELKEFVIDNFVNEYKKGRTPNPCVRCNSFLKFGILLHRSKEMGFDAIATGHYAKITEDESGFHLETADDKNKDQTYFLWGIKKRDLSEIMFPVGNIEKPDLRKTAEIAGIPTAQKQDSQDICFVSGKNYRTLLAQYGVISKKGKMIHVNGKILGEHFGIENYTVGQRKGLGIALGEPAFVKDVDVEKNIVVIGNRNDLLSNGCVVGNCNELETFDGSLSVKIRSTMTPVKCCVQKLENGRIKILFDEPQFAVTAGQSAVIYNKKRVICGGIIEEKC
- a CDS encoding glycosyltransferase encodes the protein MNFSIIIPFRNERRNLDGLLKSLINQKTSSNYEIIMIDDFSDDGGEEIIKNYNNYSFITLLHRKDYNENPNISSKQNALDLGAEFAKYDFLVFTDADMIFGENWLENYRISIEKNGAEFIFGRTRIYPTKSPLEIVQETQLDFLFALAWFFCKIGIDTSCMGNNFAVSKELYVNIGGHKAIGFSITEDKKLLSEARKRKVPIFCVCNFPADACTKPVDAKTFLFQMLRWIKGAMSESKFLTVILVIFAIGNLLIIPSIVELLFFIPVYIKNRIKMRRLFILPFVFFIETIILIPSLFWAKPKWKGRDV